TTGGCAAATGCTTCCATATTTTTCATACCTTTTTCCGCACTTCCTAAAGCTGCGTAACCATTAATGCCACTCTGATTAAGATTGCCGTTCTCAACGGGTATCGGGGTCATAGCTCCCATTTTCCCCTTCATTGAGGAATCATTTACTGCAACTTTCATATTGACAAGGTCCGGTCTTACACTCAGTACATTCGAAGTTTCGATTTCATCGGCATGACCACTATATGATTTAGTACGAAACTGGGCCTCAGCTTTTTCAAATGCCGGCTTATCATAACGACTAAAAACCATCAAAATGCCTTCTTCGGCTAGCGTTTTTGATGCTATATAAAGGGTTGGAGAGGTACTTACGCCAATGTTGATGACATAAAACTTCTTTGGCCCATACGCTGCCAGGCTCCTGACCACCTGAATAACAGTCTCTGCTGCTGTATAAAAAGTGGTGCTTGTAGAGCCGGGGTATTTAAGAAATGCCGGATAAAAACCGTAATTCACTGTGGGAGCAATGACTACATTTCGTTTTTCCGAAATTCTCTTTGTCAGGGCTGTTGCCTGCAAAAAGTCCGTGGAAAGCGGCAAATGAGGTCCATGCTCTTTGGAGCCTGCTCCAAGCGGAATCACGACAATGTTCTTTTCATTTAATACCTCTCTGGCGGTAGTCCAGCTGATATCCTCCAGAAAAATTGCTTTTTGTTCAGGAGTTCTTTTTTGTGAAAAAGCAGAATACCCGATTAAACAAAAAAATAAAAAACACTTGCTCATTGCGACTTATTTTACTGTATTACAATATGTTATAAAAACACTTAAATCCAACATCTGCCATGACTTAACCCTTCTCAGTGCAAACCATGACTTTATTATTTTGAACCCAAAAAATCCACTTACCAAATACTCTCTTTCCACCTTTCCAACTATAATACTATTACCTCATTATCAAATTGCCTTCTCAAAACTTTCTACCAACTCATCCATCTCAAGGTTAAGGATTGACTCATTTGTCAATAGATTTATGGTTTTTTCATTTCTGGGTGTTAGCAGGATATTTTTTTTCAAAAGTTTTTGGGCAAAATTCTCAGCAGAGGTTCCTGAAATTTCAATCTGAGAAATATTAGTACCGTTTTCAATTCTTTTTACTTTAAAACGCTCTTTTTCTGATAGTCTCTTTAAAAAGGCCTCGCTTTTTTTAACCGATTTTGCATATCTTTCTTCAAATCCATCAAAATAATGCAAAGCTACAGCAGCAAACGGCCAGGACTGATGCAAGCCCGAGCCAAACATTCTCCTGACATGAAAAAGCGGTTCGATCAGTGATTTTTCACCTGCGAGTATTGCCCCTGAAGCGGCATTGAAATATTTGTAAAGTGAAACGTACACCGTATCAAAAAGTGAAGAATATTCTTTCACACCGATGCCCGAGTAGGCCGAGGCCAGGTATATTCTCGCTCCATCCAGATGGGTTTTTATTCCATTTTCATGTGCAAATGCAGTAATTTTTCTCATTTCGGCAAAATCAAAAACCTGACCGGTCTTACGCCTGACCGGTGATTCTATCGAAATAGCCCCAATTTGGGTTGCCACTCTACCTGATTTTGTTCTATCAAGCGTTTCCTGCACTTCTTTTAGTGAAAAAGTGGCATTTGTTCCGCCAAGTGGAATAAGGTTGATATTGCTCAGTGTCTGAACCGCATCGCCGGAATCATTGTAGATATGGCTTTCCAATTGCACCAGGGCTTTTTGTTTGGTACCACAAAGCGTCCTGATGGCTACCTGGTTGGCAAGGGTTCCGGTAGGCATAAAGATGGCTGACTCTTTGCCCAGGGCCCGGGCAAATTTCTCTTCCAACTCAGCAACTACTCCTTTTTGAGAATAATAATCATCTTTTATGCCTTTCTTTTCAATGATGTCGAGCAAAAGCTGGGTATAATGCAGCGGAGAAAGATTCAAACCATCAGAATTGAAATTGACTGGTGGAGCACCATTTGTTGATTTCCCTTTTGCAAAATTATTTCCCGAAAATATCATCGGACTAATGGCCGACATTTTCAGGAAACCCCTTCTGTCCAATTCATTCATAAGTTTCCATTTTTTCCACAATTTACTAAATTCATGAATGCCCAAAAGGAATTTTGATTACAATTTCAGTGGAATAAAGTATTTCGGTTTAAGTTTTAAGAATACCTTAATAATTAAATTTTTTTATTAATAGATAAAATGTTTAGCTTTGATTTATCAACCTAATAAAATTTCAAAATGAAAAGAAGAGACTTTATCAGCAGCATCGGAACGGTGGCGGCTTTTTCGGGAGTGAGTAATGCTGCTCCTTTTAATATTATCAAAAGCCTGAAAAACAGCCCAAATGATACCATCAGAATCGCAACCATCGGGATGGGAATACAGGGTCATTATGATACAAAAGCAGCACTTAAAAATCCCGGCGTAGAGTTTGTGGCTGCGGCTGATCTTTACACAGGCAGGCTTGAAAGAGTTAAAGCTGATTTTGGTCAAAATATTTTCACAACCCGTGATTACAGGGAAATATTAAACCGGAAAGATATCGATGCGGTTTTGATTGCTACTCCCGACCACTGGCATGACAAAATTACGATTGATGCCCTCAATGCAGGAAAGCATGTATATTGCGAAAAACCTATGGTTCAGGCCATCAATGAAGGTCACCCCGTAATCAATGCCTGGAAAAAATCGGGTAAAACTATGCAGGTCGGTAGCCAGAGGATTTCAGGAAGTGTTTTTCAGGAAGCAAAAAAACTGATTGCGGCCGGTGAAATAGGCCAGGTAAACTATGTGGAATCCAACAATGACCGTTTCAGTGCAATCGGAGCCTGGAATTATAGCATTCCTACCGATGCCTCGCCGGAAACAGTCGATTGGGATACTTTTTTGAAAGATACGGCCAAAATGCCTTTTGATGCCAACAGGTTTTTCCGATGGAGAAATTACAAAAATTATGGTACGGGTGTGGCAGGCGACCTATTTGTACATCTGATAACTGGTGTGCATTATGTGATGGACTCCAAAGGCCCCAACCGCATTTATGCTTCAGGGGGGTTAAGATACTGGAAAGAAGGCCGCGATGTGCCTGACGTGATGGTGGCTATTTTGGATTATCCCAAATCAGGCAACCTGGATCCCTTCCAGATGGTGCTAAGAGTAAACTTTGCCAATGCCGGAGCCATCAACAACAATACCCGCATCATCGGTTCAGAGGGGCAGATAGATTTTGGCTGGGATGGTCTTACACTTACCAAAAAGAAATTGCCTAAAGCTCCGGGCTATGGCAATTACGACAGCTATTTCACTTTTTCAGAACCTCAGCAAAAAGATTTTGAAAAATGGTATAATGAAAAATACTCAGAAGCAGACAGAAAAGGAGAACCGGTAAAAGAAATAAAAATCAAAGGCAAAGAAGGGGAAGACGAGCATGCCAATCACTTTGGTAATTTCTTTGAAAATATCAGAAAAGGTAGTCAGGAAACTATCGAAGACCCGATTTTCGGTTTCCGTGCTGCAGCACCGGTGCTGGCTTGCAATGATTCTTATTTCCAGAAAAAACCTATCAGCTGGGATCCTGTGGCGATGAAGTTGGTTTAAAAAAACAGAATAAAATTTCACTCAAAAAAGCAAAATGGATATAATTCATTTTGCTTTTTTGTAATACCGAAACTAAATTATTTTAAGAACACCGTTTTCCCTGTTTTTGAAGACTTTACAGCTGCATCGAGTATTTCCATCGCTATCATATTGACTTTCAGAGAGCCTAAATCATTTTCAGGATTTATATTACCTCTCACCACTGCGGCAAAATAACTAAAAGCATCATTTCTGGGATTCAACAAAGGTTTTGGTACAATAACCTCCTCTTTTGAAGCATTTCTTTCACCTGACCTCACCCGCATTTGTGGCTCACGATTGGCAAATATGTAACCTTTTTGACCATATATTTCAGTATCTTTTCTGTCAAAAGGCCAGTTCCATGAAGCCTGAAAAATTCCCTGAGCTTTTGGGTATTGGACCAAAATAGTGGCCTCATCGTCAACATTCGGATAAATTTTGGGTTTGTTGGTCTGGGCAATAGCCGAAACAGAAACCGGCCTTTCGCCTTTCATCAGCCAGGTCATGAGGTCGGCTCCATAGCATCCAAAATCCATGATGGCACCTCCTCCATTTTTTACGGGGTCGGTAAGCCAGTTCAAAAAAGTTTCTGAACAGCCGATTTCTTTTGGTCCACCGTGCCCATCCATTATTACTACCTTTCTGATTTCTCCAATTTTATCCTTAGTATTTATTAATTCAAAAGCCTCATGGTGGCTTGCATACCAGGTGGTTTCGTAGTTGGTTATGAGTGAAATCCCGTATTTTTTTGCAAGTGCTTCCATTTCTTTTGCGGCTTTCAGGTTTACAGCCAGAGGTTTTTCCACCATTACATGTATTTTTTGGGGAGCACATTTCTGAACTGTTTCCAGATGCTCAATCGTGCTTCTGAAATCACAAACTGCTTCTGGTCTGGCCTTTTCAATCATTTCTTCCAGAGAAGCAAACCACAGATTTTCAGGCAAATTTGCTCTTTTTAGGTAAGACAAGGCCAACTCTTTATTGGGTTCGGCAAAACCAACCAATTCCATTCCTTCATGCTGCGGAGCATTCAGAATTTGCCAAACATGATCATGGGTCATACCCACAATACCCATTCTGACCGGCTTTTGTGAATAAACCGAAAATGCATTGATCAGGATATAAATCAGAAGAAATAGTTTTTTCATTTTTTAAAAAGGCTGAATATAAATATTTTAGTAATTGAATCTAAAGTTACACAAAAATCATTTTTGAGAAATTATAAACTACCATACTTTTGAAAATTAACACAACAATGCCAATATATTCAACGATATCGTTTTTGAAAGACCAAATGAGCTATTTTTTGGGATAAAATTTGAATTACATTAAAATGAGACAATACTTATAAATGAATTTATTCTATCTAATAATGCATTTTTTAGCTTATTTTTGTACTTTATATATACAAAGTTCCAAATAATTGCAATTCAACGAACTCAACATACACCCTGACCTTCTCGATGCCATCGAGGCCATGAATTTCAGACAAGCCTCCGCTATTCAGGAGCAAGCCATTCCGGTAATCATGGAAGGCAAGGACTTGCTGGCTTCGGCACAAACCGGTACTGGTAAAACTGCGGCATTTTTAATTCCGCTGCTTGACAGCATCGCCCGCGACAACAATCACCATATTTCGGTGTTGATACTGGTCCCAACCCGCGAGCTCGCCAAGCAAATCGACGAGCAAATCGAAGGGCTGGGATATTTTGTAGGAGCTAATAGTCTGGCAATATATGGAGGAGGAAAAGGTGAAAACTGGGATCAACAACGCAATGCCCTCACCGAAGGTGCCGATATCATTATAGCCACACCGGGAAGGTTGATGGCACACATGCAAAGTGGAAAGGTAAAATTTGACCACTTAAAATGTCTGGTACTCGACGAAGCCGACAAAATGCTGGATATGGGTTTTATGGATGATATACTATATGTAATCAAACATCTTCCTGCTAAACGTCAAAATCTGATGTTTTCGGCAACTATGCCCACTAAAATCAGGACATTTGCTCATAAAATCTTAAACAATGCGGTTGAAATTAACCTCGCTGTTTCAAAACCAGCAGAAGGAATTGACCAAAATTTCTATCTGGCTACTGACACGCAGAAAATTCCGCTTCTGGTGCACCTTCTGAAAGAAAAGAAAGATCAAACTGCCATCATATTTACTTCTCAAAAAGCAAAAATTAACCTGATAATCAGAGCATTGGGCAAAGAAAAACTCAAAGCTATGGGTGTCTCTTCTGATATTGAACAAGAGCAAAGAGAAGAGACTTTGAGAGGATTTAAAAATAAAAATTATAATATTCTGGTGGCAACCGATGTACTTTCTAGAGGAATTGACATCAACAATCTGAATTTGGTTGTCAACTTCGACGTACCTCGTGACCCGGAAGATTATATTCACCGAATAGGCCGTACCGCAAGAGCCGAGACCACCGGCGTTTCGATGACTTTTATCAATGAAGCCGACCAAAAAAAGGTGCTTTTTATTGAGCGTTTACTAGAAAAAGAAGTAGAAAAGCAAAATATCACTGAGGCCTTGGGACTTGGTAAAGCTCCTGAATTCAGAGCTACTTTGCGTTCAGGCTCGCCCAAACCACAAAATGGCGGAAAAAAGAGATTTTTCAAGAAAAAAAGCCCCAGGCCTAACTCATAAATATTTTTTACAGAAGATTTCTTAGTTTTATCTGCCGATTAAACTGTTCACATTGTGACACTTGGAGCCATTGAAGCAAAAAAACAAAAATCGAATCAATAGTAAATCCACTCAATCGTAAATCCCAAATCGTCAATGGTAAATTGATTCAATCGTAAATCCACTCAATCGTAATTCCCAAATCGTCAATCGCAAATCGTCAATCGCAAATCGTGTCAAACTTAGCAAACTTTTGTAGCTTTATTTTTTCCTGGAAAACCTTCAACCTATTTTTAAAAAATGAAAGGACAGGGAGCCATATCCAATGTAAAAAGCCGGTTTGATAAAACCGAAACCACCGCTTTTTGGGAAGAAGAATGGTTGGATGAAGAGCCCTCTAAACAAAAAACCATAATAAGGCCGGTTTACCCAAAAACCATTGTGAACCCAGTAAAAAGTCTTGATTTACCTTTTGTGTGGTCGCTAAACCCCTATCAGGGATGCGAACACGGTTGCAGTTATTGTTACGCTCGCCCAACCCACGAATACTGGTCGCTCAACTCAGGTATAGATTTTGAAAGACATATTCTTTACAAACCCAATGCCCCGGAACTGTTGGAAAAACATTTCCAGAAAAAAAATCTAAAAGTAAGCCCGATCTCAATTTCCGGGAATACAGATGCCTATCAGCCGATTGAAAAAGGCCTAAAAATAACCAGGAAACTATTGGAAGTATTTCTGAAATACAAACATCCGGTTACGATAATCACCAAAAATTCATTGATTTTAAGGGACTTAGATTTACTTATTGCTCTCAACCAAGAACGATTGATAGGCGTTGCAATTAGTATCACCACCCTGAATGAAGACCTCAGAAGAAGGCTGGAGCCCCGCACTTCAACCGCTGCTAATCGCCTGAAAACCATCAGGATATTGAATGAAAATAAGATTCCGGTATTTGGCATGATGGCTCCTCTGATACCGTCATTGAATAGCCATGAAATTTTTGATATGGCAAAGGCACTGCATGAAAATGGTGCCCTGGGGATGGGTTACAGCGTGGTAAGACTCAACGATGCAGTAGAGCCGATATTTATGCAATGGGCTAATAAACATTACCCCGACAGAGCCGAAAAATTATTAAACCAAATCAGGAGCCTGCATGAGGGAAATCTTGGAAGCAGAAAATTTAAAGAAAGAATGCGGGGAAGCGGGCATTTGGCTGACAGTATCAGACAAACCGCTCAACTGGCCAGAGGCAAATTTTTCCCGGATTTTAAATATCCTGAACTCAACACAAAAGTTTTTTGCCCGCCAGGACAATTGAATTTATTTAACTGACCTTAATCATATTTTACAAAATATCATTTTCCCAATATTTAATTTGGCTTATTTAACAATTTGATGGTTTTGTATTAAGTAAAATTTTGCTCAAGCTACTTTCATTTCTCATTTCTTATATTTGTCTTGGGAAATTGGAACCTGCAAAACCATGACAAAACAAAACCTGGAAACGCTTTTTACTCAGGAAGTTCACAATAAGTATTTGGTATTCAATACTTTGTTTTCGAGACTTCCTTATGACAAAATGACCAATATCGGTCAACTAATGCCTTTTTTGCATGACAATGCCGAACTGGGCTTTGAAGACGGCAAAACACCAAAGGAAATCATAGATGGCTTCTTTGAAAGATATACATCTATAAAAACTGAGAAGGAAAAAATCGATTTGCTTTTCAGATTTATCACTTATATCGAGCGTCAGGTTGTACTTTTTGATAGTGTGGAAGATTCCGCTTTTGAGAAGCTCCGACCCTTAAACAATCTTGGTTCAGTCCAGGCCATTGTTGCTTTGGCAAAACAAGAAGGTAAAATCGAAGAGGTAAAAGAAAAACTTCGGAATTTTAAGGTCAGGATGGTTTTTACGGCCCACCCTACCCAGTTTTATCCCAACAGTGTGCTTCGAATCATTCAGGATTTGGAAGAATGTATCAAAATCAATGATATCAATGCTATTGATTCACTTTTACAGCAGTTGGGAAAAACTCCATTTATCAATGAATTGCAACCAACTCCGGTAGAAGAAGCCCAGAGTATCATTTTCTTTCTGAGACATGTATATTACGATGCCCTGGGAATGCTTCATGATAAAATTTATGGTGACCTGATGGACAACGGTGAGAATTTCAAGCCAATCGTTGAACTGGGTTTCTGGCCGGGAGGTGATCGTGATGGGAATCCTTTCGTAACAGCTGAAATTACAAAAAAAGTGTCTCAAGAGCTCAGAACTAATATTTTGAAATGCTATTATAATCATTTCAAAGATATCAGACGAAGGTTTACATTTAAGGGTATAATCCCGATGCTGGAAAAAATCAATGCAAAGATTTATACCAATATGTTTGGTCTTAACAATGACCTTACGGCCGATGAGCTGCTCAACGATATGCTCTCCGTAAGAGAAAAAATGGTGACCAACCATAAGTCAATGTTTATTGATGAAATGGATCGTTTTATTCATCGAATCAAACTTTTCGGGCTACATTTTGCCAGTCTGGATATAAGACAGGATAGTAGTATCCACGAAAAAGTGATGGAGGCTGTGAATCAGAAATTTAAAATTTCAGAGAAAAATTATGCTGATTGGACTGAAGCCGAAAAAATCGATTTTCTAATTCATTCTGATATTACCATAAATGACGATGAATTTGAAGATCCACTCGTAAATGATACTTTCAAAACGATTAAAGCTGTAGCTGAAATTCAAGAAAAAAATGGTGAAAAAGCTTGTCATCGTTACATAATTTCCAATTCTACTTCAGCTTGTTCGGTTTTAGAAGTATTGGCAATGTTTAGGTTCTGTGGAATATCCGGAAAGGATTTAAATGTGGATATTGTTCCCCTTTTTGAGACAATAGAAGGCCTAGACAGTGCAAGTGATTCTATGGACAAACTCTATCGGATGCCACATTATGAGCAACATTTGCACCATCGTCTGCATTTCCAGACGATTATGCTTGGTTTTTCTGATGGCACCAAAGATGGAGGCTATATCAAAGCCAACTGGGAAATATATAAAGCGAAGGAAAAATTGACAGCCATTTCGGCACAGCATGGCGTTAATGTAATTTTCTTTGATGGTCGCGGGGGGCCACCTGCACGTGGGGGTGGAAAAACACATCAGTTTTATGCATCGCAAGGGCCTACCATCGCAAACAATGAGATTCAGATTACGATTCAGGGGCAAACCATCTCATCGATGTATGGTTCGGTGCCGCAAGCGGTTTTCAACTTTGAGCAATTACTCTCTGCGGGGGTTATCAACGATGTATTTACCGATAACAAATCTTTGCTGGATATTAACGAGAAAAAACTCATAGAAGAATTGGCGGAGTTAGGTGGAGAGAAGTATCTGGAACTTAAAAACCATCCGCTTTTTGTTTCATATCTAGAAAATAAAAGTCCGCTGAAATATTATGGAAAAACCAATATTGGTTCAAGACCAAGTAAAAGAAGCTCGGGGGCTAAGCTCAAACTTTCGGATTTGAGAGCCATACCCTTTGTAGGTTCATGGAGTCAGTTGAAGCAAAATGTACCGGGATTTTTTGGTTTCGGAACTGCCCTGCAAAAGAAAATAGACCAGGGAAAACTGCATGAGTTGAGATCACTTTTTGAAAATTCATTGTATTTCAAAACCTTGATGCAAAACTCCATGATGGCCCTTTCGAAGACGTACTTCCCATTGACTTCATACATGAAAAATGACCTTGTTTACGGGGAGTTTTGGAATATTCTATATGAGGAAAGTCAACGCAGTATTCAAAATATGCTATTGGTTTCTGACCAAAAAGAGCTAATGGAAACCGACCCAATAAGCATGTTATCAGTAAATTACAGGGAACACATTGTGTTGCCACTTTTAGCAATTCAACAATATGCACTGCAAAAATTAGAAGAGACTGAAGATGAATCGGAGAAAATGGTTTTTGAGAAAATGGTAACCCGTTCTTTATTCGGAAATATTAATGCAAGTCGTAATTCGGCGTAAGAAGCATTAAAACCATAAAAGCCTTCTGAGAAATCAGAGGGCTTTTTATTTTCTCGAAAACTCCATTACCTCAAAATCATACTCATTCTTTTCATTTTTCAGAAAAGTAGTTTTGGAAATAAGATTCCAGGAAAGGTATGGTTCATAATCAAAAAATGCGTCCGCATCAGGAGAAACTTCAACCATGGTAAGATATATTTTGTCGGCATATTTTCCGGCTAAACGATATATTTCTGCTCCTCCCAAAATAAATATTTCTTCATCGGTTTTTTCAAATAATTCTAAAGCTGACTCCAGGCTATTTACTATTTCTACAACTTCAATTTTTAAGTCTTTTTGTCTGGTAATTACGACATTTCTGCGGTTGGGAAGAGGTTTTCCAAGAGAATCAAAAGTTTTTCTGCCCATAATAACGGCATGGCCTGAGGTAATCCTTTTGAAGTTCTTTAGGTCTTCAGAAAGTCGCCAAAGTAATTTGTTATCTTTTCCAATCGCTTTATTTTTTGCCACCGCAACTATTATCGAAACCGTCATTTCAGAGTTTTTTTTTGCAAATATCATGGTTTTAAAGAATAAATGAGAAAATTGAATCAATTTCATCTGAAATTTGGTTTTAATAAAAAAGTGAATAATGAGTAAAACAGCAATAATAACCGGGGGATCGAAAGGAATTGGTCTCGGCGTAGCAGAAGCTATGCTAAAAGAGGGCATCAATGTAGTAATAACGGGACGAGATATAGAAGCATTGGGAAGGGCAGAAATCCAGCTTAATGCCCTTAGTCAGGGAAAAACTTTGGTGTTAGAAGCTGATGTCAGAAATATGGCAGATATGAAAAACGTAGTTGCCTCCACTCTGGAGAAATTTGGAGGAGTAGATTACCTTATTGCCAACGCCGGTGTTGGGCATTTTGCCAATATCATTGACCTGTCCGAAGAACAATGGAACGATACTATTGATATTAATCTAACCGGAGTTTTCAATAGCGTAAAGGCAACATTAGAAGCTTTGATTAAAAGTCAGGGATATGTCATCACCATTGCCAGCCTGGCTGGAACTAATTTCTTTGCCAATGGCTCGGCTTACAATGCCTCGAAATTTGGTTTGGTTGGCTTTTCACAGGCTATTATGCTCGACTTGAGAGACAAGGGCATAAAAGTGAGTACGATAATGCCGGGTTCGGTTGCAACTTTTTTCAACGGTCATGAACCCACCGGAAAAGACGACTGGAAGATTCAGCCGGAAGACATAGGCCAGATTGTAGTAGATCTGATCAAAATGCCGGCAAGAACATTGCCTTCAAAAGTAGAAGTGAGACCGTCGCAGACAAAATGATGGGTTTTCTTGTTTGTGTGGACACAAACATGGGTGGACACAAAACAAGGGCGGATAAATAGATCTTGTTTGTGGGGACACAAACAAGGGCGGACACAAACAAGGGCAGACACAAACAAGGCGGACACAAACAAATTAACTGAATCCTAAAACCATCAATTATTTACAATATTTTTCATAAAGTGTTTTGGCTTTTTTCTGTTCCAGGAAAATCAATTGCTCATAGTCTTTACAGGCTTCTTCCTTTTTCCTGAGAAATATATTAGCTGCGGCATGTTGGTAATAAGCATTG
The sequence above is a segment of the Cytophagaceae bacterium genome. Coding sequences within it:
- a CDS encoding SDR family oxidoreductase: MSKTAIITGGSKGIGLGVAEAMLKEGINVVITGRDIEALGRAEIQLNALSQGKTLVLEADVRNMADMKNVVASTLEKFGGVDYLIANAGVGHFANIIDLSEEQWNDTIDINLTGVFNSVKATLEALIKSQGYVITIASLAGTNFFANGSAYNASKFGLVGFSQAIMLDLRDKGIKVSTIMPGSVATFFNGHEPTGKDDWKIQPEDIGQIVVDLIKMPARTLPSKVEVRPSQTK